A stretch of Planococcus citri chromosome 5, ihPlaCitr1.1, whole genome shotgun sequence DNA encodes these proteins:
- the LOC135848355 gene encoding uncharacterized protein LOC135848355, whose amino-acid sequence MDKLTELVTNMAQDLKQIKSTTGQTNSKVEDIGVKLDKIGSEHEQMKEDIDYLIEENKWLRSHFNDLEQYSRKPNIIVSGIPVQKDEDLYNVMKTLGKELEVTLQEYDIVAVHRLPSKSDTPPIIVRLLNYDKKSSLISGAKRLKPKTDMLGINPPVPIYISEHLSYETAKILKYAQNLRKDNLIRFAWVKDGKVLVRVKEDSPVVRMTSVNDINHLQEKLQSSLSTVHEDGSDTEPVAANTRNKKSNKQQLKITNYAKPKPSKR is encoded by the coding sequence ATGGATAAATTAACGGAATTAGTCACAAATATGGCACAAGATCTCAAGCAGATCAAATCAACAACAGGACAAACAAACTCTAAAGTCGAAGATATTGGTgtaaaacttgataaaattggtTCAGAGCATGAGCAAATGAAGGAGGATATTGACTATCTTATCGAGGAAAACAAATGGTTGAGAAGTCATTTCAACGACTTAGAGCAATACTCAAGAAAGCCAAACATTATCGTAAGCGGAATTCCAGTACAAAAAGATGAAGACCTATACAATGTAATGAAAACTCTAGGTAAAGAATTGGAAGTAACTTTACAAGAATATGATATCGTAGCAGTACACAGATTACCATCCAAATCAGACACACCTCCGATAATAGTTCGTCTACTAAATTACGACAAAAAGTCATCTTTAATCTCCGGAGCAAAACGCTTAAAACCAAAAACAGATATGTTGGGTATTAACCCTCCAGTGCCGATTTACATTAGTGAACATCTATCGTACGAGACAGCAAAAATCCTCAAATACGCTCAGAACCTTCGAAAGGATAATTTAATACGTTTTGCCTGGGTCAAGGATGGAAAGGTTCTGGTCAGAGTGAAGGAGGACTCTCCGGTAGTCAGAATGACGAGTGTAAATGACATAAATCACCTCCAGGAAAAACTTCAAAGCAGTTTGAGCACAGTTCACGAAGATGGATCGGATACTGAACCAGTAGCGGCAAATACGAGAAACAAGAAATCAAACAAGCAGCAACTCAAGATTACAAATTATGCAAAACCTAAACCTAGTAAAAGATAG
- the LOC135847516 gene encoding uncharacterized protein LOC135847516 isoform X1, with amino-acid sequence MTQAVGYVLKIVEVRTNTMSQITIPETNQTSLKAPFTGLYGAKYKFTLSTTVIVWPENDVYTRSLWDFKNGMSSLPPKKYKFEVLISQSDHINLSDAKTIHCITSKPL; translated from the exons ATGACTCAAGCTGTGGGTTACGTT ctgaaaattgttgaagtgAGGACCAACACCATGTCTCAAATCACCATTCCTGAAACTAATCAGACGTCTTTGAAGGCTCCGTTTACGGGTCTCTACGGTGCCAAGTATAAGTTCACGTTGTCAACCACAGTGATCGTTTGGCCAGAAAATGACGTTTATACTCGTAGTTTATGGGATTTCAAAAATGGCATGTCGTCGTTACCTCCCAAGAA atacaAATTCGAAGTTTTGATCAGCCAAAGCGATCATATTAATCTAAGTGACGCAAAAACGATACATTGCATAACATCAAAACCGCTCTAG
- the LOC135847516 gene encoding uncharacterized protein LOC135847516 isoform X2, giving the protein MGDGLPLPAVTNVKASLSKNVVKLTWDAPKNKRKCPGPMVSTYYGVIMTDVFLGTSFNVYNGMASCTSYTFSVGVILQHT; this is encoded by the exons ATGGGCGATG GTTTACCACTTCCTGCTGTGACCAATGTTAAAGCTTCTTTGTCAAAGAATGTGGTGAAACTTACCTGGGATGCGCCTAAGAATAAAAGGAAATGCCCTGGACCTATGGTATCTACGTATTATGGTGTTATAATGACTGACGTTTTCTTGG gaaCTAGTTTCAACGTCTATAATGGTATGGCATCCTGCACATCTTATACATTCTCAGTCGGTGTCATTTTACAACATACGTAG